The Armatimonadota bacterium genome contains a region encoding:
- a CDS encoding S8 family serine peptidase, with translation MAAVIDTGILSRHEDLAGVMVAGYDFVDGDTNPEDPGCPDATTPSHGTHLSGTIAALTSNGRGVAGVNWGGAASTRIMPLRVFTNDAGSCAATTDRVVDAVYYAVSHSARVVNMSFGIGYGNFSQALQDAINYAVAAGVVVVASAGNDNRDLDQLPRYPVCFANVIGVAATTITNARPSYSNFGSCVDVVAPGGDLSTDLNNDGNPDGVLSTSGTQAAPSQYLFTHGTSFAASHVTGLAALLMAKGVTGPSTVQSVLQSSATDLGPSGYDPSFGWGLISAGAALGAPASTNLMRAFTGISSSSSITVASDMVAVSSSGTFSVDILPGEDASHTGRGIRNLWLGDLPPPGLGLAAP, from the coding sequence GTGGCGGCAGTCATCGATACAGGAATTCTCTCTCGCCACGAAGACTTGGCGGGGGTGATGGTTGCCGGATACGATTTCGTCGATGGCGATACGAACCCTGAGGATCCCGGGTGTCCCGATGCCACCACTCCCAGCCACGGTACTCACCTCAGCGGTACTATTGCCGCACTCACAAGTAATGGAAGGGGCGTTGCCGGCGTGAACTGGGGAGGGGCGGCAAGCACCAGGATCATGCCTCTTCGCGTGTTCACCAACGACGCCGGAAGTTGTGCGGCAACGACCGATAGAGTTGTTGATGCCGTTTACTATGCTGTGAGCCACAGCGCCAGAGTTGTCAACATGAGTTTTGGGATCGGTTATGGGAACTTCAGCCAGGCGTTGCAGGATGCCATCAACTATGCGGTTGCCGCCGGCGTGGTGGTGGTAGCTTCCGCCGGCAATGATAACAGGGACCTGGACCAGCTACCCCGCTATCCGGTCTGCTTCGCGAACGTCATCGGCGTCGCCGCCACTACCATCACCAATGCTCGCCCTTCCTATTCGAACTTTGGATCTTGTGTCGACGTTGTAGCGCCTGGGGGCGATCTAAGTACAGACCTGAACAATGATGGGAATCCCGACGGCGTGCTCAGTACCTCGGGCACGCAGGCGGCCCCCAGCCAATACCTGTTCACGCACGGCACATCGTTTGCTGCCTCTCATGTTACCGGCCTTGCCGCCCTGCTCATGGCCAAAGGTGTGACCGGACCCAGTACTGTGCAGAGCGTCCTGCAGAGTTCCGCCACCGACCTGGGCCCATCGGGGTACGATCCGAGCTTTGGCTGGGGTTTGATCAGTGCTGGAGCCGCTCTGGGCGCGCCGGCCAGCACGAACCTCATGCGGGCATTTACAGGGATATCCTCGAGTAGCTCCATTACCGTGGCCAGTGATATGGTTGCAGTAAGCAGCAGTGGCACGTTTTCCGTTGACAT